One stretch of Diabrotica undecimpunctata isolate CICGRU chromosome 5, icDiaUnde3, whole genome shotgun sequence DNA includes these proteins:
- the LOC140441315 gene encoding exoglucanase B-like produces MTPLYLLVLVVILNYGSCESVYKQRFLEQYNKMHDPSNGYFSSKGIPYHAVETLVVESSDYGHETTSEAHSYYIWLEAMYGGITNNFSRFNEAWEIMEKYIIPVHESQPNTNLYNPLHPAGYGPEKEYPEDYPVEPVDPPAPVGIDPLYQELVDTYGTSDIYAMHWLTDVDNVYGFGNSPGNCELGPNEPGPSFINTYQRGPRENAWKTIPQPTCDSHKYGGPEGFGPLFSTGDHAPNWKYSVAPDADARAIAAAFWASRWATKSGQLSQITNTLQKAGKLGDYLRYCFFDKNFKRIGNCIDPYKCPGGTGKDSAHYLLGWYFGWGGSLASEYGYSWRIGEGVAHFGYQNPMAAYALITEPNMTPKGATAVEDWQISLDRQLELYEYLQSVEGAFAGGVSNSWNGRYEQPPEELMENTFHGMFYNWEPVAYDPPSNQWFGMQPWSTDRLAQYYYITGDDKAKKILDKWVSWIIANTYFEGEDYRIPSTLDWVGVPPNVHCKVVYYGNGVGPAAATARTLSYYAAKANHVEAKNLAKKILDSLWNLHRTPLGISVEEQPEIHFNQSVYVPKDFHGVYPNGDVIDSNSTFISLRSFYKKDPQWYKIENYMNGGPAPKFTYHRFWDQTDVALGFGVYGLLFDE; encoded by the coding sequence ATGACGCCATTGTATTTACTTGTCCTTGTGGTGATTTTAAATTATGGAAGCTGCGAGAGTGTTTACAAACAAAGATTCCTGGAACAGTATAATAAAATGCACGACCCTAGTAATGGATACTTTTCTTCAAAAGGCATACCATACCACGCTGTTGAAACTCTAGTTGTAGAATCGTCTGATTATGGCCATGAGACAACATCGGAAGCACACAGTTACTATATTTGGTTAGAAGCTATGTATGGTGGTATTACAAATAACTTTTCAAGATTTAATGAAGCGTGGGAAATAATGGAGAAATATATAATTCCTGTACATGAAAGTCAACCTAACACTAATCTGTACAATCCATTACATCCTGCTGGTTATGGTCCAGAAAAAGAATATCCAGAAGACTATCCCGTAGAACCAGTTGATCCTCCAGCTCCAGTTGGAATCGATCCCTTGTATCAAGAATTAGTAGATACTTACGGAACTAGTGATATTTACGCAATGCACTGGTTGACAGATGTAGATAACGTTTATGGCTTTGGTAATAGTCCTGGAAATTGTGAACTTGGTCCTAATGAGCCTGGACCATCTTTTATCAATACATATCAAAGAGGACCTAGAGAAAATGCCTGGAAAACAATCCCCCAACCAACTTGTGATTCTCATAAATATGGTGGTCCAGAAGGATTTGGTCCTTTGTTTTCTACAGGGGATCATGCTCCTAATTGGAAATATTCTGTTGCTCCAGATGCAGATGCTAGAGCCATTGCTGCGGCATTTTGGGCTTCAAGATGGGCAACTAAAAGTGGCCAATTATCACAGATAACTAATACTTTACAAAAGGCTGGTAAATTGGGGGATTATTTAAGATATTGCTTTTTCGATAAAAATTTTAAGAGAATTGGTAATTGTATAGATCCTTATAAATGTCCAGGAGGTACTGGTAAGGATAGTGCTCATTACTTATTAGGATGGTATTTTGGATGGGGAGGATCATTAGCTTCAGAATATGGATATTCGTGGAGAATTGGAGAAGGTGTCGCTCATTTTGGTTACCAAAATCCTATGGCAGCCTATGCCTTAATTACCGAACCTAATATGACTCCTAAAGGTGCAACTGCAGTTGAAGATTGGCAAATATCTTTAGACCGACAATTAGAATTGTATGAGTATCTCCAATCCGTTGAAGGTGCATTTGCAGGTGGTGTTTCTAATAGCTGGAATGGTAGATACGAGCAACCTCCTGAAGAATTAATGGAGAATACTTTCCACGGAATGTTTTATAATTGGGAACCTGTTGCATACGATCCTCCATCAAATCAATGGTTTGGAATGCAGCCTTGGTCTACTGATCGTTTAGcacaatattattatataactGGGGATGATAAAGctaaaaaaattttggataaATGGGTATCTTGGATTATCGCAAACACTTACTTTGAAGGGGAAGATTATAGGATTCCAAGTACATTGGACTGGGTTGGAGTACCTCCTAACGTTCATTGTAAGGTAGTTTACTATGGAAACGGGGTAGGACCAGCAGCAGCTACCGCCAGAACATTATCCTATTATGCCGCTAAAGCTAATCACGTCGAAGCAAAGAATCTCGCTAAAAAAATACTTGACAGTTTATGGAATTTGCATCGCACGCCATTAGGAATTTCAGTGGAAGAACAACCTGAGATTCACTTTAACCAATCTGTTTATGTTCCAAAAGATTTTCATGGAGTTTATCCCAATGGTGACGTTATTGATTCAAATTCAACCTTTATTAGTTTAAGATCATTTTATAAAAAGGATCCGCAGTGGTACAAGATCGAAAATTATATGAACGGTGGTCCTGCACCAAAGTTTACGTATCATAGATTCTGGGACCAAACAGATGTTGCTTTAGGTTTTGGAGTTTATGGTCTTTTGTTTGATGAATAA